A part of Acropora palmata chromosome 6, jaAcrPala1.3, whole genome shotgun sequence genomic DNA contains:
- the LOC141884572 gene encoding uncharacterized protein LOC141884572, with protein sequence METEEGCVHFNCSVHYPSFTEEGVEVQTMARGDGIELQPSTRLSSLAANVLSEMFQKQEIDGKVIMKADNAKVFIQVRDNWKPHPLADFTKGGDLEVTIHEAFGDVLFVKDSSICIHVHLCYDKDWDDQKVKTAIKKLLEHYSQTHLERMLCPFSQGMLSQISRDQYPCRLSSEKIKLFAAWYEHSQLSKEQEEDGSMSPGRKLLITPRGKKIVFNTTVEIPLLRKWYEETPKPDMKDLTRYAEILNNLEERKNREQVLARHVNTWFKNERARLRREGLLEDLSRPSMAVASS encoded by the exons ATGGAAACTGAGGAAGGATGCGTTCATTTCAACTGCTCTGTTCACTATCCAAGTTTCACGGAAGAAGGCGTAGAGGTACAAACTATGGCGCGGGGAGACGGCATCGAGTTACAGCCCAGCACCCGATTATCAAGCCTCGCTGCAAATGTTTTGAGCGAAATGTTTCAGAAACAAGAGATCGATGGTAAAGTGATCATGAAGGCAGACAACGCCAAAG TTTTTATTCAAGTGCGCGATAACTGGAAACCTCACCCATTGGCAGATTTCACAAAAGGAGGGGATTTGGAAGTAACCATACATGAAGCATTTGGAGATGTCCTGTTTGTGAAGGATTCATCTATCTGTATTCACGTCCACCTTTGCTATGA TAAAGACTGGGATGATCAGAAAGTTAAGACTGCTATCAAAAAGCTGCTGGAGCACTACAGTCAAACTCATCTAGAAAGGATGCTGTGTCCATTTTCGCAG GGCATGTTATCGCAGATATCGAGAGATCAATATCCTTGTCGTCTGTCGTCTGAGAAGATCAAGCTATTTGCCGCGTGGTATGAACACTCTCAATTGAGCAAAGAACAGGAGGAAGACGGCTCAATGTCACCGGGAAGAAAGCTTTTGATTACACCACGAGGAAAGAAGATTGTTTTCAATACTACAGTGGAAATTCCTTTGTTAAGGAAATGGTATGAAGAGACTCCTAAACCCGATATGAAAGATTTGACCAGATACGCGGAAATCCTGAACAATTTGGAAGAGCGAAAAAACAGAGAGCAAGTGCTGGCTCGCCATGTCAACACTTGGTTTAAGAACGAGAGAGCCCGACTAAGAAGAGAGGGTCTTCTGGAGGACTTGTCAAGGCCTTCCATGGCCGTGGCAAGTTCATAA